A genome region from Dendrosporobacter quercicolus includes the following:
- a CDS encoding TerC family protein — translation MDFIVGLISIVTINLVLSGDNALVIALASRNLSPRRQKYAIILGGAGAVVLRIVLTFLAVYLLQIPYLQMLGGVLLLWIAVKLAKQDSGQACISVASSLGEAVRTIIIADVVMSLDNVIAITGVAKGNISLLVIGLGISIPIILWGSRLIHRLIEKWPVIIMVGAAFLGWTAGGMIVEDQKLAPFLAGYPWMTEAVSVAFAALVFILSSFSAKQRRIS, via the coding sequence ATGGATTTTATTGTTGGATTAATCAGCATAGTGACAATTAATTTGGTGTTAAGTGGCGACAATGCGCTGGTCATTGCCCTGGCAAGCCGGAATTTATCGCCGCGTCGGCAAAAGTATGCGATCATTTTAGGTGGGGCAGGGGCAGTCGTGCTGCGCATTGTATTAACTTTTCTGGCGGTTTATTTATTGCAGATTCCGTACCTGCAAATGCTTGGCGGCGTTTTGTTATTATGGATTGCCGTAAAACTGGCTAAACAGGACAGCGGGCAGGCGTGTATTTCAGTTGCCAGCAGCTTAGGTGAGGCTGTCCGGACAATTATCATTGCCGACGTCGTAATGAGCCTGGACAACGTAATCGCTATTACCGGGGTAGCCAAGGGCAATATATCGCTATTGGTGATTGGCCTGGGAATCAGTATTCCTATCATTCTCTGGGGCAGCCGCCTGATTCACCGTTTGATTGAGAAATGGCCGGTTATCATTATGGTTGGTGCAGCATTTTTAGGCTGGACAGCCGGCGGGATGATTGTTGAAGATCAAAAACTTGCACCATTCCTGGCCGGTTATCCCTGGATGACAGAAGCTGTTTCAGTAGCTTTTGCCGCGCTGGTATTTATATTGAGCAGTTTTTCAGCGAAGCAGCGGCGAATATCATAA
- the glpK gene encoding glycerol kinase GlpK, which yields MSEKYVLALDQGTTSSRAILFDQTSNIIAVAQKEFTQIFPKPGWVEHNADEIWSTQIGVVAEVVAKADIALTDIAAIGITNQRETTVVWDKNTGKPVYHAIVWQSRQTMDICNELKAKGLEPMIRQKTGLVVDAYFSGTKVKWILDNVAGARTKADAGELLFGTMDTWLIWKLTGGRVHVTDYSNASRTLMYNIRELKWDEEILSALTVPASMLPQVRPSSEVYGHTDPAVFMGASVPIAGAAGDQQAALFGQTCFKPGMAKNTYGTGCFMLMNTGSELYSSKNGLLTTIAWGIEGKVEYALEGSIFVAGSAIQWLRDGLKIIEAAPDSEYYAQKVDNAEGVYVVPAFVGLGAPYWDMKARGAIFGLTRGTSKAHLIRATLDSMAYQTKDVLGAMEADSGIKLQALKVDGGAVANNLLMQFQSDLLHVPVDRPQVIETTALGAAYLAGLAVGVWSSKEELIKNWQLNRRFEPQMAPEERDKLYAGWQKAVKRAMDWDE from the coding sequence ATGAGTGAAAAGTATGTATTGGCTTTAGACCAGGGTACTACAAGTTCAAGAGCTATTCTGTTTGATCAAACCTCTAACATTATTGCAGTGGCCCAGAAGGAATTTACGCAAATATTTCCTAAACCTGGCTGGGTGGAGCATAACGCGGATGAAATCTGGAGCACTCAAATCGGAGTGGTGGCCGAGGTGGTGGCTAAAGCCGACATTGCGCTAACGGATATTGCTGCCATTGGTATCACAAACCAGCGTGAAACTACAGTAGTTTGGGATAAAAATACCGGTAAACCTGTTTATCATGCGATTGTGTGGCAATCCCGTCAGACCATGGATATCTGCAACGAGCTAAAAGCAAAAGGCCTGGAGCCGATGATCAGGCAAAAAACCGGTCTGGTGGTGGATGCTTATTTCTCAGGCACTAAAGTCAAATGGATTTTGGATAATGTGGCTGGAGCACGGACTAAAGCGGATGCCGGTGAATTATTATTTGGCACAATGGATACCTGGCTGATCTGGAAATTGACCGGCGGCAGAGTTCATGTAACAGATTATTCCAATGCATCACGTACGCTCATGTATAATATCCGGGAATTAAAATGGGATGAGGAAATTCTTTCAGCGCTTACTGTTCCGGCTTCCATGCTGCCGCAGGTTCGCCCATCCAGTGAAGTATACGGGCATACCGACCCGGCTGTGTTCATGGGTGCATCTGTACCAATTGCCGGAGCGGCGGGGGACCAGCAGGCAGCATTGTTTGGTCAGACCTGCTTTAAGCCGGGCATGGCGAAAAATACCTATGGCACCGGCTGCTTTATGCTGATGAATACCGGAAGTGAGCTGTACAGTTCTAAGAACGGGCTGCTTACCACCATTGCCTGGGGCATTGAAGGCAAGGTCGAATATGCGCTGGAAGGAAGTATCTTTGTGGCGGGATCGGCCATCCAATGGTTGCGCGATGGTTTGAAAATTATTGAAGCAGCTCCTGATTCAGAGTATTATGCGCAAAAGGTTGACAATGCTGAAGGTGTATATGTCGTTCCAGCCTTTGTCGGTCTGGGAGCACCCTATTGGGACATGAAAGCCCGCGGCGCCATTTTTGGCTTAACGCGTGGCACCAGCAAAGCTCATCTCATTCGGGCGACACTGGATTCGATGGCATATCAGACCAAAGATGTTCTGGGAGCCATGGAAGCAGATTCGGGCATTAAGCTGCAAGCGTTGAAGGTAGATGGCGGCGCTGTTGCCAATAATCTGCTTATGCAGTTCCAGAGCGATCTTTTACATGTACCGGTAGACCGTCCGCAGGTTATTGAAACCACGGCCCTGGGCGCGGCGTATCTGGCCGGTCTGGCTGTCGGCGTCTGGAGCAGTAAGGAAGAGTTGATTAAAAACTGGCAGCTTAACCGCCGGTTTGAACCGCAAATGGCTCCGGAAGAACGCGATAAGCTTTATGCCGGTTGGCAGAAAGCCGTCAAGCGGGCGATGGATTGGGATGAATAA
- a CDS encoding MIP/aquaporin family protein: MTNLFGEFLGTMVLMIFGCGVVANCVLSKSKAEGSGWIVITAGWGFAVMLGVFTANAAGAPQADLNPAVTLAKTFVGVYTVSEAIATMGAELLGGIAGAAITWLAFLPHWEVTEDKGTKLAVFCTAPAIRNTGANLLCEIIATSMLVLMIFAIFSKPTGAIPPGVGPYLVGILVWGLGLSLGGPTGYALNPARDLGPRIAHAILPIAGKGRSDWGYAWIPVAGPMAGAIVAYFIARAGGFL; the protein is encoded by the coding sequence ATGACAAACTTATTCGGTGAATTTTTGGGAACGATGGTTTTAATGATTTTTGGTTGTGGCGTTGTGGCAAACTGCGTATTGTCAAAGTCCAAAGCTGAAGGCTCCGGCTGGATAGTGATTACTGCAGGCTGGGGGTTTGCTGTTATGCTGGGTGTATTTACCGCCAATGCGGCCGGAGCGCCGCAGGCTGATTTAAATCCGGCAGTGACCCTGGCCAAGACCTTTGTTGGGGTTTATACCGTTTCCGAGGCAATTGCCACCATGGGAGCTGAATTGCTGGGTGGTATTGCCGGCGCTGCCATTACCTGGCTGGCCTTTCTGCCGCACTGGGAGGTCACTGAGGATAAGGGGACTAAGCTGGCCGTTTTCTGCACAGCGCCGGCTATCCGCAATACCGGTGCAAATCTGTTATGTGAAATTATTGCTACATCAATGCTGGTACTCATGATTTTTGCTATCTTTTCCAAGCCTACCGGCGCTATTCCTCCGGGAGTCGGACCATATCTTGTCGGTATACTGGTTTGGGGGCTGGGATTATCGCTGGGCGGTCCTACCGGCTACGCTTTAAACCCAGCTCGCGACCTTGGACCGCGTATTGCTCATGCTATTTTGCCGATTGCCGGAAAAGGACGCTCAGACTGGGGATATGCCTGGATTCCTGTTGCAGGACCTATGGCTGGGGCAATTGTTGCCTACTTCATTGCCAGAGCAGGCGGTTTTTTATAA
- a CDS encoding glycerol-3-phosphate responsive antiterminator: protein MGQGSIFERLFTAGSVVPGVRTYSDFKWALAQTEVPGIILLFGDIIVLPELLAEAKKFNKRILIHLDLLGGIGKDKAGIKFLARMGVTGALTTKPQLVKHAREEGMVVIQRLFLMDSEALKSGINLLQGCKPDAVEILPASVPIQAVQELSQRTGVPILAGGLLYTAEDVQNALQKGVYAVSTSRRELWK, encoded by the coding sequence ATGGGACAAGGGTCGATTTTTGAACGATTGTTTACTGCCGGATCAGTTGTGCCCGGAGTACGGACGTATAGCGATTTTAAGTGGGCTCTGGCCCAAACTGAGGTACCCGGCATTATATTGCTGTTTGGCGATATTATCGTATTGCCTGAATTGCTGGCTGAGGCAAAAAAATTTAATAAGCGAATACTGATCCATCTTGATTTGTTAGGGGGAATAGGCAAAGATAAAGCCGGGATTAAATTTTTGGCGCGCATGGGCGTTACTGGTGCGCTTACAACCAAACCCCAATTGGTTAAGCATGCCAGAGAAGAAGGTATGGTTGTCATTCAACGCTTGTTTCTCATGGATTCTGAGGCTTTGAAATCAGGTATCAACCTGTTGCAGGGCTGTAAACCTGATGCAGTGGAAATCCTGCCGGCATCGGTACCGATTCAGGCTGTTCAAGAGCTTTCTCAAAGAACCGGAGTGCCAATATTGGCCGGCGGCTTGCTCTATACCGCCGAAGATGTTCAAAATGCATTGCAAAAGGGTGTGTACGCAGTTAGTACAAGCCGGCGTGAATTATGGAAATAA
- a CDS encoding peptidoglycan recognition protein family protein, with amino-acid sequence MLEELEALAEQARPGLQKVAENIGRTVKLYLHWSAGHYEQYFDDYHINVGQNGELFVSTDDFNEYKLHTYHRNSGAVSIVAACAYNACSVDDLGPEPPTDQQIEALAQVIAVLAKTLDIPIDGKSVMTHAEAADNLDGDTRWHEPYGPNTTTERWDFWVVKAGDEPGSGGNILRGKGLWYYYNGL; translated from the coding sequence ATGCTGGAGGAATTGGAAGCGCTGGCAGAACAGGCCAGGCCAGGACTACAGAAGGTCGCCGAAAATATAGGGCGTACGGTTAAGCTATATCTTCACTGGTCAGCAGGGCATTATGAGCAGTATTTTGACGATTATCATATAAATGTTGGTCAAAATGGCGAGCTTTTTGTAAGTACTGATGATTTTAATGAATATAAACTTCACACTTATCACCGTAATAGCGGTGCAGTTTCCATTGTCGCAGCTTGTGCATACAATGCCTGTTCTGTTGATGATCTTGGACCGGAACCTCCAACTGATCAGCAAATAGAAGCGCTTGCGCAGGTGATTGCAGTTCTGGCAAAAACGCTGGATATTCCTATTGACGGCAAATCTGTGATGACCCATGCGGAAGCTGCTGATAATTTAGATGGAGATACCCGCTGGCATGAACCTTATGGACCGAATACAACGACTGAGCGATGGGATTTCTGGGTGGTAAAAGCCGGCGATGAACCCGGTTCCGGAGGAAATATATTAAGAGGCAAGGGACTATGGTATTACTATAATGGCCTTTAG
- a CDS encoding acetate uptake transporter produces MSTSDVQKVKITVADPSALGLFGLAMVTFVASSQKLGITTGVAFIIPWAIFLGAILQLIASLYDFKHNNIFGATAFGGYAFFWFGVAASWLIKLGAFGPALAANADPKQLAFAFCGYLIFSLFMTIGSMETNKVLFSIFLFIDVLLLTLAIDTFSPNHTAHTIAAWSELLISLLSFYGSAAVVLNQHFGRIFLPVGKPFGIFK; encoded by the coding sequence TTGAGTACCAGTGATGTACAAAAAGTAAAAATTACGGTCGCCGACCCTTCGGCTCTGGGGTTATTCGGACTTGCCATGGTCACCTTTGTAGCGTCATCGCAAAAATTGGGAATTACAACAGGCGTGGCGTTCATCATCCCCTGGGCTATTTTTTTGGGGGCAATTCTTCAGTTAATTGCCAGTTTGTATGATTTTAAGCATAACAATATTTTCGGCGCTACTGCGTTTGGCGGATATGCCTTTTTCTGGTTCGGCGTAGCTGCCAGCTGGCTGATCAAACTGGGCGCTTTCGGACCCGCTTTAGCGGCAAACGCTGATCCTAAGCAACTGGCTTTTGCCTTTTGCGGTTACTTAATCTTTTCGTTATTTATGACGATTGGTTCAATGGAAACAAATAAAGTGCTTTTTTCGATTTTTTTGTTTATTGATGTCTTATTACTCACTCTGGCAATAGATACTTTTAGTCCCAATCATACTGCGCACACAATTGCCGCATGGTCGGAATTGCTTATCTCGCTATTATCCTTTTACGGTTCGGCCGCAGTGGTTTTGAACCAGCACTTCGGGAGAATTTTCTTGCCTGTCGGCAAGCCTTTCGGTATTTTTAAATAA
- a CDS encoding TSUP family transporter: MEHISMEILIFLLSAGFIAAFIDSVVGGGGLISVPALLMTGLPPGVVLGTNKLASICCSLTSSMSFFRSGKMNIGLVKYLFPVSLLGSILGAYTVRLIPPEILKPLVLTMLILVAVYTVLKKDWGDKSTYTGINKKAGILGGCAAFALGFYDGFFGPGTGSFLIFAFLMLGFDFVVAAGNAKALNLASNLGAAATFMLAGSVNYIYGLTMGLAMIVGAIAGSRFAIAKGSAYVKPLFVSVTTLLIGKQLWDFLQ, translated from the coding sequence ATGGAACACATAAGTATGGAAATTCTGATTTTTTTATTGTCGGCAGGCTTTATTGCTGCATTCATCGACTCTGTTGTCGGCGGCGGCGGCTTAATTTCCGTGCCGGCGCTGTTAATGACAGGGCTGCCGCCCGGCGTTGTATTGGGCACCAACAAACTTGCCTCAATATGCTGCTCTTTGACCAGCAGCATGTCCTTTTTTCGTTCAGGAAAAATGAATATCGGATTAGTTAAATACCTTTTTCCGGTATCACTGCTCGGTTCGATTCTGGGAGCATATACAGTGAGGCTTATTCCACCGGAAATTTTAAAGCCGCTTGTTCTGACCATGCTGATTTTAGTGGCGGTTTATACGGTTTTAAAAAAAGATTGGGGCGATAAATCCACCTATACCGGAATTAACAAAAAAGCCGGCATATTAGGAGGTTGCGCAGCTTTTGCATTAGGCTTCTATGACGGCTTTTTCGGCCCAGGAACAGGCTCGTTCTTGATTTTTGCCTTTTTAATGCTTGGTTTTGATTTTGTGGTAGCCGCCGGAAACGCCAAAGCACTCAATTTGGCAAGCAACCTGGGGGCTGCCGCGACGTTTATGCTGGCCGGTTCCGTCAATTATATCTATGGCCTCACTATGGGCCTGGCAATGATCGTCGGCGCCATCGCAGGATCAAGATTTGCTATCGCCAAAGGCAGCGCTTATGTTAAACCACTATTTGTTTCAGTAACAACCTTGTTAATCGGAAAACAATTATGGGATTTCTTACAATAA